The following is a genomic window from Amaranthus tricolor cultivar Red isolate AtriRed21 chromosome 10, ASM2621246v1, whole genome shotgun sequence.
TCCccatttatgataaaaaaaaaatgcaccTCTTTTTATCCAGAAAATTAACAAGATGAAAAACAAATTTCTGCCCTTAATAGAAAATTCATAATCTTTAAAAACCCAAATCAAGAAAAAGTATAATTTCCAGCAAAAAGTGTTTATTTATACAATTCCATCAAAACCCTATCATATCTCTCAAGAAATGAATGAAATCTGGGAATAAAGATCAAAACTTTGTATAGAAAAAAGGAGTTGTGGATCTCAATACAGCCCAATTCTCCAACCcgagaaaaaaaaaggtataaTAAACTTCAATTGTTTATACCAATgaacagaaaataaaaaatgggtTGTGTTGTAGAAGAAAAGTTAGAATTGTGAAAATGTGGATATACTGGAAGAGAGATTCTGGGAATTATTGTAGGAGATTAGATTTGGGAAAGAGGGCAGGATGGAGGTGGTAGGTAAGGTAAGATAGAGAGAAAAAGAGAGGAAAGAGGGAAACATCTATAAAGAGAAAGATTTGATTTTCATATACAAGATGTGAAGGGGTTAGTACTTGAAAAACATGTAAGAAGTCAAACCCTCACCTTCATCCACCTCCCAAGTTGACCTCTTCCTAATTTTGTCTTGatattcatgaatcatgatcctCATTTATAGGGGTAGCTACCATTTCCATGAATGCCATGCTTTAAAACGACTAGTCATGACTATTGAAATAGCGTTGTATACTGTACTTCGTGTCAAATTGTATGTTGTTTTAGGTGGTGAGGTAAATAGTATTGTATCGTGTAATGTCATGTTTTGTTTGACCATTTAAAAACGAGATTTAACCATTGAAATTAAGCATTGTTATGAGTCGTCCATTACCAATGTATTGTGTCTCGTGAATAGTAACTTTTCGTATTGTGTCGTGCCACGCTAGATGGACCCACTTTCGTCTAGTAGACACTCATTTCAGGAATATAGATGAATGTTCAATCAAATTTGTTTAGTAAATCATATTTAGCAAAATGAGTAAAACTCATAGTATGAAGTCTAAAGTGATAAAGAACAATATTAGATCAGCCAGCCTTGtacgagaccgtctcaccatgagacagaCCGTCTCAACCAgtctttaattaattactttaatacCATAAGttatcgttttaaggttataagtaatcactctaagactataaaaagttattattttaaaattataagtaatcgctttaatgttataagtgatcactttaaaactgaaAGTGTATTTTGAACTAGCCCAATAAAGATGGTCTCACTACGAGGCTATCTCATTTAAGAATGTCCACTTTGTTCATGTAATTCCCTACTTGTTGGATCAGAAAAGTAATAGCATTGTTTGCTTTCTTGTGTCTCATGTTTGTGTTCTTGATGCATTATGCCCCAACAATTTGATATGATCAACATACTTGATACCTTCATACCACATTCCGATCCCGAAAATGCTAGAATCTAGCACCAGGATGAACAAGAAAATTCAACTAAATTTTACAGTAGGATCTGCaacaaaattcaattcaattccTTCAAAAGGTGTTTACAATGGAAATAGATTTCAATTGTGCATTCGTAACACGTAGAAAAACGAACAGCCCTTAGTATAGTCAAGAGTTTCGCTTTCGATTCTGAATCAAAATAGATTTTATTGTACAAAACGTCAATGAATTAGCCGCTATGAATGTCAAACTTCACACCAAAATTTCTCCAGGTAATAGGGGttaaataatgataaacatAAATTGCCGCGAGTTTTAGAGGAATCCTTCCCATGCTTAACTTGCTCTTCACCGTCGCGAAAATAACTAGAGATAATCGATCAACTCAACCAATATTCATTAAGCCATACTTAAATTCAATGGGCTACTTTCGTTAGCTCCAGCCAACATCCTTCGCTGTTGGTGTTCAGCAACCTTGTAATCGACAACCTCGTGAAACAACTGAGGATCGAGAATGCAGTTTTTAGTACCATAAACAGCTGCTTGAACGCTTGCCATTAGTTTGGCTATCTCTCTACCTGAAAAACCTACGGTTTTAGCAGCAGCCTCTCTTAAAAGTTCATCTGTCAATCCTTTCGTTTCAATCATGTGCTGCTGTTTATTAAATAAGCGTGAAATAAACCCGGGTTTTTGAGATCCGGCTTGCGATATATATTTATCAAGATAAAGTTTCACTATCTTGTATCTTTCATCCTCCCCAGGCAACGGGAACTCCAGGACTTCATCAATTCGATCAGCCACGGCTGAATCAAGATCTCCAGGACGGTTCGTGGCAAGGGCTAGGACTATGTCCTTAGACTGGTCCCCTGTTCGGAACAGCAGGGCATTTAATGCACTCCTTTGCGCTTCACTCATGTATGTTTTGTTTCGTCTGCAAACCCCCAATCAAGAGCAttattaatatatccaaaataacacaaattcttgttgaGGACCATCCCATTAATAGGACGAGTCCAAGCTGTATAAGACtggttttattatatatgtGATTGGTTTTAAGCTATATGCGATTGGTTTTGTATATGTAAGTTTACACTATATGTTTCATTTTATCATCAATGTGTGCATTCTTAAGGCATATGTGATCGTTGTTAAAGTGTAAGCGACTATTATTACTATATAATTTTTCCACTAATAGATTATTATTCCCAATTTCTCATTTAATTAAAGAAGCATGGAAGAGGTTAATAGTAAGCACGATGTAGTAATTTTAAGCTATATATGACGATTTTTAGTTACATCATCCATGTGAGCGCTTTTAAGCTGTATGTGGTTGTATTGGGGTGTCTCATATGCGGGATCCTAATATTGAGACGGCCGCATATGAGATAATGAGCAGCGATTGTGCACAAAAGGAGTCCAACAATAGCAAGAGATAGAACGACACTAGAATTTCAGAAATAACTACTACATACAACTTACTCGCAAAGGAAGGCATCGGCTTCATCAATAAATAGAAGCAAACCTCTATCGGACTTCTTTGCCCAGTCAAACATCTGGTGTATCTTCGTAACTGCTTGTGCACCTAGTGGTGCAACATCGCCACCCGTCATCAATGCATAGTCCAAACcctgacacaacataaaacgtAGTTCTCTTATATATAAGAAATTACAGAAATATATGCGGGAGTTTTTAAGCATACCGAGTTCTAATCAATATTCAATAAGCACGTTTTCAATACATGACCATACAGAGTATCTAGAACAATGATTGTCAAAAAGGTCAGGAGTATCAATAGTCACTAGCTGTGAATGGTCTAGCTATCGGCAGTCCTTATAGGTCCAACTAACTACACACTCATTTTCAGACTTTTTCACTCTGACGTCATAAAGGTCAGAATACTACTAGTCAATGCAGCGACGATAGACAGGTATATATTCAATCCATTGCAGTTTCTATACTGTAATAGACCTTATTTGCTTTCCAAAATACTTGACAAAATCAGTGAGTTTTTCATAATCTAAacaagaataaaacaaaaagaggTATGATGTCATACAGATTTCTTAGCTAGCTCTCGTGCAGCCATTGTTTTCCCTGTTCCTGGAGGGCCATAGAAAAGCATATTGCGGAATGGTGCTCTATGAGCTTTTGTATGTGCAGTAGCAGAAGCAAGCAGCTGGATTCTCTTCAGGAGAGTGGAGTGCAATACAACATCTCCGAAACCATTTCCATTCTTGGAAAGAGTCTCTCCTTTAGAGCGAAGCAAACCAGTGGCACGAGAAAAGACATTAGACCACGGATATTTTCCTCTAGAAGACTCTCGAATCAATGATGGCTGTCCCAATATCCTGTCTATATGACTCCACATTACTTTAGCTCCTTCTCTGGACAATGAGAAACACAATTCGAGGTTTTAAATAATTCACATTTTGGGTGCCAAAATGTGATTCAAAATGAAACAGCCGAGGCCATGTTAGTAAATGTGACAACAAACAAACTGTAACCCCTTCGTTCCTTGATCATGCTGACACCAACAGTAACAGTAAATATATTATTCGTCTTTATATCATCTGGTCCCCCGATCTCATTTCTGAATCACCCTCTTACCTACCCTCACCTATCTCCGACATAACTAGTGATGTCAAACATCAATTTTTTAAGTGTGTTTATTCAGCAGTATATATTTTGTGGCTAGCATGTATCATGTATGTGTCTCCCAATTTAGAAACTATGAATAGAAATTCAACAGTAACAGAAAAATCAAACCTTGTGGTGTATATGCCGAGGGCGAGAGCAGTAAACCCACCAACAGCTACAACAAGCTTATCTGTATCCGTTAATATAGTTCGCAAACCAcctaaaaaaaacaacaaaccaATGAAGATGTGAGGAAAACTAAAGGCCATGTGCATAATATAGTGGTATACAGTATACTGGTTTGGCTTTCGTTTCCAAACTGCAAACGTAGGGTATACAATACAGCAAACACAGAAAGATGATATAGAAGTCAATTTATTGAGAATTTATTCAAGGAATGATAAAGCCCAAACATATAACTACCTCAGTTCCATAAATCAAGTACTCCCTCCATTTTCATATGTTCTTatcaaatagaatttatgaattttagtgtcaaactttgactatgatttctcatcgatctatataaaaaaacatattcatgtgggatcttgatagattcgtttcaatatatattttctaaatatcaactttctaGAATTTTCAAAAAcgcaattaaaattatttgacttttaagtttgCATTAGGACCtgcgcaaaaagtaaatgggagaacaaatgaaaacagagGGAATACAAGACACCACCAAAATCAATCACGAACTTCCTTATTAAACACGACAACAACCAGCAGTCAGCACCATAGTAAAGAAAAAGCACGTCTTTCATCTAAAGATAGACGcaaacataaaaagaaaaagaaattatcCACAAtactcacaagtcacaaccgACGACAAAAAATGTCATAACCACCTAATtttacaataacaatagcaaagTGAGCATCAAAAGCATAATAAGA
Proteins encoded in this region:
- the LOC130826253 gene encoding uncharacterized protein LOC130826253; protein product: MAAAKACAAGLMSAIATATLGIDVAYADSPLKIPSFSNYPPQEAAEKPTAAPLEPEKPARPRNDNPRTTSAGFNTDDLVYGVNLLKDIEKSGHAKEVFKVTMEHEKTKKEETKVKLQEAKAQEAYFQNDKQKLAYKAQEELTKLAAEIKSKLAKYNDELKRKRLMAENEYQRQRNRELVEMQEQMNTRLEAAKRATEEEIQTLRRQTEREKAEYERETIRVKAIADAEGRALEKKLAEEVNRRMLKDRVNAEREKWVSAINTTFDHIGGGLRTILTDTDKLVVAVGGFTALALGIYTTREGAKVMWSHIDRILGQPSLIRESSRGKYPWSNVFSRATGLLRSKGETLSKNGNGFGDVVLHSTLLKRIQLLASATAHTKAHRAPFRNMLFYGPPGTGKTMAARELAKKSGLDYALMTGGDVAPLGAQAVTKIHQMFDWAKKSDRGLLLFIDEADAFLCERNKTYMSEAQRSALNALLFRTGDQSKDIVLALATNRPGDLDSAVADRIDEVLEFPLPGEDERYKIVKLYLDKYISQAGSQKPGFISRLFNKQQHMIETKGLTDELLREAAAKTVGFSGREIAKLMASVQAAVYGTKNCILDPQLFHEVVDYKVAEHQQRRMLAGANESSPLNLSMA